A part of Thalassophryne amazonica chromosome 3, fThaAma1.1, whole genome shotgun sequence genomic DNA contains:
- the LOC117505892 gene encoding adenosine receptor A1, with amino-acid sequence MMKMSLSPGMKPRENVDMMYISIEAAIALASVLGNVLVVLVVCVNRALRNTTFCFIVSLAVADIAVGALVIPLAIIISLGLNTQFYTCLFLSCLLLIITQSSILSLLAIAVDRYLRVKIPTRYSTIVTQRRAWVAVCLCWILSFLTGLVPMIGWNNSEAHRNLSKSDDIVCKFTSVMSMDYMVYFNFFGWVVTPLAIMITLYAEIFRVIRRQLNRRAEATCDGERYYQKELKLAKSLALVVFFFTVCWLPLHVMNCINFFCSDCHMPKLAIYAGIFMSHVNSAINPMIYAFRIKPFRVTLINITRRCLFCKSTEPTQCPTSTPALTDKMDVKL; translated from the exons ATGATGAAAATGTCCTTGTCTCCTGGAATGAAGCCTCGGGAGAATGTAGATATGATGTACATCTCCATTGAGGCAGCGATTGCCTTGGCGTCTGTGCTGGGAAACGTGCTAGTGGTGCTGGTGGTGTGTGTAAACCGAGCCCTCCGGAACACCACCTTCTGCTTCATTGTGTCTCTGGCGGTGGCTGACATCGCTGTGGGGGCTCTGGTCATTCCTCTGGCTATTATCATCAGTCTGGGACTTAACACTCAGTTCTACACCTGCCTCTTCCTTTCCtgcctcctcctcatcatcactcAGTCCTCCATCCTTTCACTGCTGGCTATCGCCGTGGACCGATACCTGCGAGTGAAGATTCCCACCAG GTACAGCACCATAGTGACCCAAAGGAGGGCCTGGGTAGCGGTCTGCCTGTGCTGGATCCTGTCCTTCCTCACAGGATTGGTTCCTATGATCGGCTGGAACAACAGTGAAGCCCACAGAAACCTGAGCAAGTCCGACGACATTGTCTGTAAATTCACCTCGGTCATGAGCATGGACTACATGGTGTACTTCAACTTCTTCGGCTGGGTGGTCACGCCGTTGGCTATTATGATCACTCTTTATGCGGAGATCTTCAGGGTGATCCGGCGACAGCTGAACCGGCGTGCTGAGGCCACGTGTGATGGGGAGAGGTACTATCAGAAGGAGCTGAAGCTGGCCAAATCACTGGCCTTGGTGGTCTTCTTCTTCACCGTGTGTTGGCTGCCGCTGCATGTCATGAACTGCATCAACTTCTTCTGCTCGGACTGTCACATGCCCAAGCTGGCCATTTACGCAGGAATCTTCATGTCCCATGTGAATTCCGCCATCAATCCCATGATTTATGCATTTAGGATAAAACCATTCCGTGTCACGTTGATTAACATCACTCGGCGATGCTTGTTCTGTAAGTCCACAGAGCCCACCCAGTGTCCCACGAGCACACCGGCGCTGACAGACAAAATGGATGTAAAACTATAA